A genomic segment from Candidatus Brocadia sinica JPN1 encodes:
- a CDS encoding Slp family lipoprotein, with translation MIKRGECFSFSHSMLIIFLLSLSGCAPVISKQARDQARPDIVFREVLSDPEQYKGRMIILSGIIIETKNTKEGTLLEVLQCPAGYRGKPKDADETGGRFLAIDNRYLDVDVFAKGRSVTIAGEIQGRRTLPLGQIEYSYPLISVKEIYLWPVEKNYPSRDYYYHDYWWWRSRYPYY, from the coding sequence ATGATAAAAAGAGGCGAATGCTTCAGTTTTTCTCATTCAATGCTGATTATCTTCTTGTTGTCGCTGTCTGGCTGTGCACCGGTTATATCGAAGCAAGCCAGGGACCAGGCCAGACCAGACATTGTTTTCAGAGAGGTACTGAGCGACCCTGAACAATACAAAGGCCGGATGATTATCTTAAGCGGTATCATTATCGAGACCAAAAATACCAAAGAAGGAACCTTATTAGAAGTATTGCAATGTCCTGCTGGTTACCGAGGGAAACCTAAAGATGCGGACGAAACAGGAGGAAGGTTTCTTGCGATTGACAATCGCTATCTCGATGTGGATGTATTTGCCAAAGGACGGTCCGTTACGATTGCGGGGGAGATTCAGGGAAGGAGGACGCTACCGTTGGGACAAATAGAGTACTCCTATCCCCTGATTTCTGTGAAAGAGATATACCTCTGGCCAGTTGAAAAAAATTATCCAAGCCGTGATTATTACTATCATGACTATTGGTGGTGGAGAAGCCGCTATCCGTATTACTAA
- a CDS encoding cation diffusion facilitator family transporter, whose product MSFRISNDYFIDGRHIIEHIHSIDYYHIEDEHGHKHEYRAHERKKLILASVITGSIFIVEVIGGFITNSLALISDAGHMLTHLFALLVSLFALFFAAKPPTEKKTYGFYRLEILAALFNGITLFVITLWIFYEAYQRFTHPETISSGKMFIVAMMGLIANIGCVYILKGGGDGHEHSLNVRAAFLHMLGDTFSSFGVIIGAIIIYYTNWFIVDPIISVMICVLILIWSYKLIMESVDILLEATPKGINIEEVIASLRQIPGVDDAHDIHVWTITSGMYSMSGHIDTKDMMISETTRLSKEINRILGEKFKIGHAVIQFGCECKINHSHDNHNHS is encoded by the coding sequence TTGTCATTTAGAATTTCAAATGATTATTTCATTGATGGGAGACATATCATCGAACACATTCATAGTATAGATTATTATCATATCGAAGATGAACATGGCCACAAACATGAGTATAGGGCTCACGAACGAAAGAAACTCATTCTGGCGAGTGTGATTACCGGCAGCATCTTTATCGTAGAAGTTATCGGGGGATTTATTACTAATAGCCTTGCCTTGATTAGTGACGCAGGTCACATGCTTACTCACCTCTTTGCACTGTTGGTAAGCCTGTTTGCGTTATTCTTCGCAGCAAAACCTCCTACTGAAAAAAAGACCTATGGCTTTTACCGTTTAGAAATATTAGCAGCCTTGTTTAATGGTATAACCCTTTTTGTGATCACCTTGTGGATATTTTATGAGGCTTACCAACGCTTTACGCATCCGGAGACCATATCAAGCGGCAAGATGTTTATCGTGGCCATGATGGGTTTAATCGCCAATATAGGCTGTGTCTACATCCTAAAAGGGGGTGGGGACGGACATGAGCACAGCCTGAATGTCAGGGCAGCATTTCTGCATATGCTGGGTGACACTTTTTCTTCCTTCGGCGTCATCATCGGGGCCATTATCATTTATTATACCAACTGGTTTATTGTCGACCCCATCATTAGCGTCATGATCTGCGTACTCATCCTGATCTGGTCTTATAAACTGATAATGGAATCCGTTGACATTCTCTTGGAAGCAACGCCGAAGGGGATCAATATTGAAGAAGTTATTGCCAGCCTCAGACAGATTCCCGGTGTTGACGACGCCCACGACATCCATGTCTGGACCATTACCTCTGGTATGTATTCCATGAGTGGCCATATTGATACGAAAGATATGATGATCAGCGAAACCACCAGGCTTTCCAAAGAAATTAACCGCATCCTTGGTGAAAAATTTAAGATTGGCCATGCGGTAATTCAGTTTGGATGTGAGTGCAAAATCAACCACTCGCACGACAACCATAATCATAGTTAA
- a CDS encoding Slp family lipoprotein — MMISSKYFTFPQSMMFVVLFSMAGCAPVISKQVRDQARPDVTFKDVLSDPERYKGQTMIFSGIIIEAKNTAEGTLLQVLQRPAGFRGQPKEVDETEGRFLALDSRYLDTYVYAKERAVTIAGEVRGKKILPLDKTEYAYPLIHVKEIYLWPVIEKRYYDPYPYYYYDDYWWWQSHLLLRREHHRSRKCRK; from the coding sequence ATGATGATAAGTAGTAAATACTTTACATTTCCTCAATCAATGATGTTTGTAGTATTATTTTCCATGGCTGGTTGCGCACCGGTTATATCGAAGCAAGTCAGGGATCAAGCAAGGCCAGATGTTACTTTTAAGGATGTACTCAGCGATCCTGAACGTTACAAAGGTCAAACGATGATTTTCAGTGGCATCATTATCGAAGCCAAAAACACTGCGGAGGGGACTCTATTGCAAGTATTACAGCGCCCTGCTGGTTTCCGTGGGCAGCCGAAAGAGGTTGACGAAACCGAAGGAAGATTTCTGGCGCTTGACAGCCGCTACCTGGATACATACGTATACGCGAAGGAGCGGGCTGTTACAATTGCAGGAGAAGTTCGGGGAAAGAAGATTTTGCCTCTGGACAAAACAGAGTACGCCTATCCACTGATTCATGTGAAAGAAATATACCTCTGGCCGGTAATTGAAAAAAGATACTACGATCCTTATCCCTACTATTACTATGATGACTATTGGTGGTGGCAAAGCCATCTTTTGCTCAGAAGGGAGCATCATCGGTCCAGGAAATGCCGGAAATAA
- a CDS encoding GNAT family N-acetyltransferase — translation MAFTIENLKESDVEAAVDLFRLVIDELHARSPEVERLHFKDIYPVEEVKERLNNKECVYLVGKEDGEVVGFVFAWVSEGVGNLHWMGLAPGSRKKGYGDKLLGEMIRRFVEKGCHEAKLFTYPSEKATYHLFQKHGFKEVSFIDRRFFGTSIILMVRKITPIPEEFKAKKIVLAGEAGQGIKLMAHALANILAKLGKEVALNLVYDAAVRGGNIRAEIVYSDEPVDVPFFEEADIGLQLSKTPDPAVCAKHVLIEASACEGECKKCELRCPVSDRVPFEKLAVEQFNSPIFVNMIALGRLLSKIGINIETVNFAAEFPSQFLDENIKAIRYGYTYQD, via the coding sequence ATGGCGTTTACCATCGAAAACCTCAAGGAATCAGATGTGGAGGCGGCCGTTGACCTTTTTCGTCTCGTTATAGATGAATTACACGCAAGGAGCCCTGAGGTGGAACGTCTGCACTTCAAGGACATTTATCCTGTGGAAGAGGTCAAGGAGCGCCTCAACAACAAAGAATGCGTCTATCTTGTTGGTAAGGAAGATGGCGAGGTAGTGGGTTTTGTGTTCGCCTGGGTGTCGGAGGGTGTGGGGAATTTACACTGGATGGGTTTGGCGCCGGGATCCAGGAAAAAGGGATACGGGGATAAACTCCTGGGGGAAATGATAAGGCGCTTCGTGGAAAAGGGCTGTCATGAAGCAAAGCTGTTTACCTATCCTTCCGAAAAGGCAACATATCACCTTTTTCAAAAGCACGGATTTAAAGAGGTATCCTTCATTGATCGCAGATTTTTTGGAACGAGCATCATTCTCATGGTGCGGAAGATTACCCCAATCCCGGAGGAATTTAAAGCAAAAAAGATTGTGCTGGCCGGGGAGGCTGGGCAGGGCATTAAACTCATGGCTCATGCCCTTGCCAACATCCTGGCCAAATTAGGGAAAGAGGTTGCCCTGAATCTTGTCTATGATGCCGCCGTACGCGGTGGTAACATTCGGGCTGAGATTGTATATTCTGATGAACCGGTCGACGTTCCTTTTTTTGAGGAGGCCGACATCGGACTTCAACTTTCAAAAACGCCGGATCCTGCGGTATGTGCCAAACATGTGCTTATCGAGGCGTCTGCCTGCGAAGGGGAATGCAAAAAATGTGAACTCCGCTGCCCTGTGAGTGACCGTGTCCCTTTTGAGAAACTTGCTGTAGAGCAGTTTAACAGTCCCATTTTTGTCAATATGATTGCCCTGGGCAGATTGTTGAGCAAGATTGGTATTAATATTGAAACGGTAAATTTTGCCGCTGAATTTCCTTCACAGTTTCTCGATGAAAACATAAAGGCAATACGCTATGGTTACACGTACCAGGATTAG